The genomic stretch gttagggataaagccggtctgatccgaatggaccaatttgccaattaaagtgctaagcctgttagccagagtttttgctaaaatcttttggtctgtattaaggagagatattggtctgtatgaccctacctcttctggatctttacccttcttatgtataactgtaatgaacgcttcgtccaaagtagaagggagagctccatcctcattggcctgaaccaacattttgtgcagatagggagagagcatgttgctgaatgttttatagaattcaccagggtatccatctgggcccggggtcttgccactctttagagatttaattgtttctcgaatttcatcaagagatatttccttattcaggaagttagaatcttcctggttcagggcaggaagattacagtcctccaaaaatgtttgcataattaaggggttaggatccgctttagatgtatatagagtctcataaaactgccggaatctgtcattgatgtctttgggggaagagagtaattccccagatgcagatttaaccctgtgaatcattcggtcactcacatttttttcgaagttgtctggcgagtaatttgtgtggtttgtcaccaaactcaaaatatttttgcttggcatagagaaaagatttagcaattttagctgagagaatctgattatattcaaattttaaagaggtaattttttttatgtttctccatagatgggtggctagcattctccctatccagtaagtgaatttgtccctccagttcttccagttttcctctgttttgcctactcctggcagcctgaaaggagatgatacagcctctcagaaaagccttcagtgtttcccacaataatgctgggataggaggtaggggttcgccgggtagaggatctatccaaatattggtctggcacacagttaaggtcccctccaatgaccaggttagtatgggagatatctggaatcagggcaaggactcttttgaaaaaagaggggttgtcaatgtttggcccatagatatttagtagagttactgaggtagagtggatttctcctattgcgatcacataccgaccctctttatccgcaatagtggttttatgtagaaagggaattcctttccgtaccagaatcgctgtgcctctcgttttggcagagaagttagagtgatacacttgccccacccacctacacttaagtctgctatgagagttattcttcagatgggtttcttgcaaaaatataatatcagacgagagtgctttcaagtgggctaggaccttgcccctcttaattggttcgtttaaacccttgacattccaggaagtgaatgtaagccccgccctcctctcgtttgtagttcctatggtggcctgcataccatgtaacttgataaaaaggtaagaaagcgcaccaaaccatcacgatcagcatatgtagcacctacacccgagcagtatccaacccacccctccccccctgcaagcacctttacttcccaccctgttcccctaatttccccaacacttacccccccccccccccccccatcaacccaCATTTAACAGGCATGTACAAACAggagaaaaaaaaaggaaaaataaaaataataaacacattgtctggccgatgccaaaaaagcacggcgcgacctcgaacaagaggtaaaacaaaaataaaatcccaactatacgttcacctctcactatcctagaacttctactaacatatgaactgaggaggctcccgcgagttaagtgttcagttaacatctaataaacctaaacagaataagttgcaacttaaacatattgcgcatttaagcgtcatcctgggtcaatcccagagataagcaagatatagcctcaagattatattgctaagcactgccggtcaaaaaataaaccatctgcaaccgacatagtcagccgtacctttacatactgtgggtcaggagatcggaacaaggatttgttaaattaaacgttccccccataaaaaaaacatgtttaaataaaaatatatacattatatatatatacacacatacatacacacacacatatacatatatatatatatacatatacatacatatacatacatacatacatacatacgcacacatacataaacacatacatatacatacatacatatatacatacatacacacatacatacacacacatacatacatacatacatatagatACACatacgtatatatacatatatatacatacacacatacacacacacacacacacacatatacatacatatacatgtatacatacatacccacacaaaaaaatcatatataaaaatatatatttaaagaatatgtatatacatccatatgcacatatacacatacaaacattcataccccagaataacaatctacactgatttaaaatatacacatacataatactaaaatgctaagagaaaatagtaataaagtacaaatagtaattatatgtacgcacacctacacagacaTAAGCACTACAGAGGGCTGGTGGGACTCTAGTCGGGAGAGAGGCCCACCGGCCAGACAAAGGCAGAACGGCACAAAACATCAACCTGCTAACCAGGTGTCTTCCCCCTCCAAACCATCACCCCCAGTCCCCTGCAAGCAATAAATACATGGTATGGTAGTAAGAATAATGTaaggattgtaaaataaataacgaaacaaaacaaaagtgggGGAATATAAGTATATCCGTCCGAAGGTGTCAGTGATCAAACCTGGAAGTAAAAAATATGCATCGCTCTGAGCACAGCCGGGATGAAAGTGAATGTAACGTTCATTGAGAGCTCTGACCGCCATCCATTGGTCTGCTCAGCGTCTTACATGTTCGGTAGCCCTTGTTGAGCCCGTTTAATACGTTTTCACccaatatggtatagtatggattcgagtggatgagcagaccctaacacgcaataacaaggcactctaacctgtacgggggattggtgtatatccccggataaacttctctgcgtccaaaaccgaggagagccaaatcttctcaccggaaggcggggtaattcttagtcttgcagggaagagtaaggctgggcgaagatggagtttgtagagtttggtcatgacatctctgtagtcggcgcgatactttgccacatcgggcgcataatcctcatagacacggaatggatgccctttatgtgacaggttgcccctcattcgagcttcacgcaggataagatccttggtcttgaaactgtgacaacagatgattactgggcgaggacgtttgcccgatccaggcactgggacaagggagcgatgtgcgcggtccagctggggatccgaatccaaaacatccgatcccattgcatccttcaatagcttggcgaagaagtcggtggggcgagagcccgcctctaccccctctgccagaccaacaacgcgaaggttattacgtctggatcggccctccaggtccaccactttcacagaaagcgtctgcacagtatcctgcaatgacgtgcatagcttctctaaatcgtcgatcctaccagcgttgaattcagaagctttctcaaggtccacaatactctggccatgcgaagcgaccgttcgaatgatgctctcgattttgatgtccagttcagcaatagtGGCCTAATGATCCTCAGCTGTAGCAACACGTAGCTCCCCCAAAGCCCGGGTAAGTTCTGTAAGTGTCACGTTGTTGCATGTGCCTCTGTCTCGTTGTTTAGTGGGGAGTAGGCCTCCACTGTGGATTTATTGTCCTTTGGTCGCTTATTACTCGGCATTTTCATATAAAAAGTTACAATCTTGTattagaaagaaacgtttgttgtaAAAAAGTGCCATAAAGTAGGTTAAATTAGATTATTTCGCAAAAAAACTTGCAGGAGCCTCTCACGCACAGATGTTCACATGCTAGCTCCGCCCCCCGGTTGTGTCTTTTTTTAACAAGGCAGGgttaattaagaacacattcttattttcaatgatggcctaggaacagtgcagAACTgagagcagaacgacagatttgtaccttgtcaactcgggggtttgaacttgcaaccttcaggttactagtccaacgctctaaccactaggctaccctgccgccgtcTACGGAATACATAAAtaacatgtttttgttttgtttaaatatGTGTATAAAATATACTTTCCTGTACAGTAAGTAAATGTAAGAAATCCAGAAAGCatgaaaaaatgtttttgtaatgtctaaaataaaatatatgcatataatatttATTTGTCTGTACAGTAAGTAACGTAAATGCAGAAGCAATAAGAATTGTAAATGATGATAGAACACATCAAATTCATGTGAACATGAGGACACAAAGGAGATATTTAATTAAAAGATAATcttttaatatatttttaatgCTGAAAAAATCTATGTATGGCAAATCCAATTTGGGAAAATGGCCTGTTGGACAAAAATGAAAAAATAGTTAACATCCTTGCTACTTCAGCCATTTGCGATGTGAAAGTAAAATCACAGTTAATGATGAATGGATACAATTTGGAAGGATTTTCCAGAGTCatacctcagtagggtagagtgtCAGGTGGCACAACCATTGGTGCCATGAGGTCAAAGTGTGAAGGAGGGAGCAAGCCAGAGAGCTGTCTAGGAAGCAGTCCAGCCCCATGGCTTGGAGGCTTTGAGTTGGTCCCATCATTGTAATGCATTGTGGGGTATCTGCTGCCCCATAGACCTGCTGGCAGTGGGAAAGGTGTTAGCGAGGAGACCACCAGGGACATCTATGATTGGCTGACACAGTCTTGGTTAGACCACATGTATTCTAAAGCAATATTCACCTGCTTTCATAGAGTAGGGATTCACTCCTTTAGGGACACTGCCAGTGTTCCCCTGATATCCATATGTCCCCAtcggtggaggtggtggtacaCACTTGTTCTgtaaaacacatcaacacattttcCAAATTGTTGGTAATATTAGCACAGTTGTAATACAATGGTTGTTCActgtttttaatttaatttaatttaagtgTGTACTTCAGCCTTGGGCTCAGTTTTGTTAACCAATCTGTGCAGAGTTGGATCCCAGACAATCTGAGGAAGAAGAGATTAGCAATGTGAAGCAAGccacaatttatttttattttttaaatccactcAATTGTCTCTACATAGAAtatagtgttaataactagttcCTTACAGATCTGTCTTTGTCCTCAGGTAGATGAACCTCCTTCTTATTAGCTCTTCCACTCCCAAAGACCCAGCTGAGCCAGCCTCCACTGTTATTGTGAACAGCAGGGGTCTCGGGCTCAGCCACCGGCCGGGTGCCAGTCTGGAACTGAGGGTTGGCATCGGAGTGTTCCGGCTTGGTGTTGGACATCATAGCAGGATGCTCAACATATCTAAGTCGGACATCTGTAATAAGTGGGAGAAGTCAGGCCACTCTGCTCATGTCACCATACAGAACAATTACTAGCTGACAGGTAGGAACGTCTCGCTCTGATACTCTGTTTACAACCCAATCTTAGCCTACACGCAGTCACAGGGATTACTGGGAGGTTACTCCAGGACTCTGCCACCGCATTGTTTTGGTTGCAAAATGAACAATTCCCTGCATATTATGTGAGGGCTTACAAATGTGACCAATCACCAAACTATTTCTGCATAAAATagtcacatcacaatattatcgcATAGAACTGACAATTACCACAGTACAAAAAGAGGGCTCGCAATTTCAACCAATCACCGCACATTTACTGCATAATATGGTTCAATCAAGCGACACATCAACACAGTTTTTTCCCTTGTCAGTGCATTTTTGCAACAAATTGGACAAAACAATTGCATATTGCAATGCAAAATGTCATAATTGTCGCTGCAAAATCTAGCATATTTATCCGCAAATATGAAAAAAATCCATGTGAAATCCTGGAGAGATTTACTGGAGTATGAAAATGTATAGACtcgctctggataacagtgtctgctaaatgactcaaatgtaaaagtaCAATGGAGCTAAACATTTTTATGTAGAAAATGCATGAAAGTATTACAGCTATACACTCACACGAGCCATACATTTGATCTATCACAACTTATTCTCACAATAGTCATTTCTTTACTAATTAGATAAGGTTAAGTGACCTCTTCTCTTGGAATAGAAATCCACAGGTGGAGTACACGCTCCACCATCCCATTTCCGCAGTGGTGCCAACATGGGGATGATGGAAGGTGGTTGTGGATGAATGTTTTCATTCTTCACAGGGACACTGGCTGTGAGGaggatctcctccctctcttcagagatgaggcctgatgctcggaggATCTCCTCCCTCTGTGCAGGGACACTGGCTGTTTGGAGGATACCCTCCCTTGGTGgcgggatgaggcctgatgctcggaaGATCCCCTCCCTCTGATCAGGGACACTGGCTGTTTGGAGGATACCCTCCCTCTGTGAtgggatgaggcctgatgctcggaaGATCCTCTCCCTCTGTGCAGGGACACTGGCTGTTTGGAGGATACCCTCCCTCTGTGAtgggatgaggcctgatgctcggaggAGCTCCTCCCTCTGTGCAGGGACACTGGCTGTTTGGAGGATACCCTCCCTCAGTGgcgggatgaggcctgatgctcggaggATCTCCTCCCTCTCAGCAGGGACACTGGCCTTTGGGACGATCCCCTCCCTGTGCACAGGGACGCTGACCATTGGGACGATTCCCTTCCTCTGCGCAGTGACACTGGCCATCAGGTGGATCAACTCCTTTTGTGCAGGAATGAGGCCTGATGCTCTGCGGATCTTCTTCTTCGGCACAGTGATAGAAGCTGCTGGAAGAATCCCCTCCCTCTGTTCAGTGATGCTGGCTGCTGAGAGAATCCCATCCCTCTGTGCTGGGACACTGGCTGTTCGGACATTCCCCTCCCTCTGTGgcgggatgaggcctgatgctcggaggATCTCCAACCTCTCAGCAGGGACACTAGCCTTTGGGACGATCCCCTCCCTGTGCGCAGGGACGCTGACCATTGGGACGATTCCCTTCCTCTGCGCAGTGACACTGGCCATCAGGTGGATCAACTCCTTTTGTGCAGAAATGAGGCCTGATGCTCTGAGGATCTTCTCCTTTCGCACAGTGACAGTAGCTGCAGTAGCTGCTGGAAGAATCCCCTCCCTCTGTGCAGGGACACTGGCTGTGAGGCGGATGTCCTCCCTCTCTTcagggatgaggcctgatgctcggaaGATCTCCTCCCTCTGCACAGTGATGTTAGCTGCTGGGAGAATCCCCTCCCTCTGTGCAGGGACACTGGCTGTTTGGAGGATACCCTCCCTCTGGACAGGATGAGGGATACATTTCCTCCCTCTGTGAcgggatgaggcctgatgctcggaggATCTCCTCCCTCTGCACAGCAACTTCGGCTGCTGTGATGATCTGCAGGTATAAATAGAGCATAAATTAATTCCCTAAAAAATCAACCACTTAGAATCTATAACATCATTACACTGAGTGTattaaacattaagaacaccttctctttcaGTGACATAGACaaatcaggtgaaagctatagtCCCTTATTGATGTGAATTGTTAAATCTTcttctcagtgtagatgaagggggggggggggcaggttaaagaatgatttttagacaattgagacatggattgtgtatgtgtgtcattcagaggttgaatgggcaagaccaaagatttaagtccctttgaacagagtatggtagtatgtgccaggtgcaccggtttgggtcaagaactgcaatgctgttgggtttttcagctcaacagttttccctgagtatcaacaatggtccaccaccaaagggGGGAAACTCAATAGgaaggtgttgttaatgttttgttcactcagtgtagatCAATCCCTAGCATATACTTCCATTTGCATGTGTACtgatactgtaaatacacaaatTATATTAATGTTATCTACAATATATTATAATACCGTAAGTCtccctgctgcaggggcatttccTCCTACAATTTTGAGCTGATTTTCTTCACTTTAGCAATATTTTGTATCTTTGTTAATTTTAATTGTAATTGTGTTTGGAAAGGTACTGTTACTACAGGAGATGATGCTATCATAAAGCATTTGATGTAAGTATGTAGGACAATTACCCATAATGCTCACTGACTGAACATTCAAAATTACCATGGCAATTATTGACGCATTCACATGCTTTCGGAAACTTGGAACCTCAGAGTTAAAATGAATGTAAGTTATTAGCGTAGAGCTTCCTACTGGTTGATTCTGATACTTCACAAGTGGGAAACCTGAAATCCTCATTCCATAACGAGTTAGCGAGTCAGAGAGTCAGAAATGTCCGAATTTTCTAGTTCCGACTTGAAGGGCCTTCTATGATGTAGGGCAGGTCAGTAACCAAATTATTTTACTGTCCCCAGTCGCACACAGACTTTTATGGTCACACAAGTTGCCACTCATTCAAAATGAGTAGCCTAACAATTATTTACGTGGCCCCAGGTACATTTGCAACCAAATTATTTTTGTGTGAGAAATCAATAATAGTTGCACACATAGGGTAACAGTGAGCAATGAGCAAGATAAGCATAGACGGGAAGTTGACAATAGCTTATTATTAGTGTAAATAAACTGTATTTCTATGGTTGCAGTCCTCAAAGATTGAATTGCATTGAATTGAATTAATCAGATCCAATGATTTACCGCCCGTAGGGTGGGGTACCGCTAGTCATCATTATTATAATCACCATCTCAatcattatcaccataccatcatAGACTTATTCTTCTGTATCTGAGACTCATCTGACACTACCTTAGATATGGCAGTCTGCAACTCAATACACTGCCCCTGCATGGTGTTCAGCGTCCCCTGCATGTGGTTAATCGAATGCTTAACATCGTTCAGCAGGATCTGAATCTCAAGCCTGCAAGAAATCAGGTGGTTCAACATACTGAGATGACGAGAGGCTTCAGACCATGCCCATTGGACCATCTTTAGGATTCTTTCTCACTTAACACCAATCTTATTAGGAATGTAACTTTGTGCAGAAGATGTTACTATAGTGTTATTTAGAAGAAAAAAGTGTACTTTGTCAGGTGCCAAAAGGGTGACGGCATGTCTCCCTGCTCCAGTGAGCTCTGCTGACAGGTCTTGCTCACTGTTGGAGGAACGGGAGCCAAATTAGAGGAAAAATATCTATGGTTGTTCAGCAATGAAACATTCATGGCATAATGGGGATTGTTCTTCCCTGTGAAAAGAATAAAAACAGCTGGGGTTTACTTTCTCACTTTTAGATAATGTAATACAATCTTTGAACCCATCAGAAGTGTAGTGCTTACCTCCATGAAAATGTTGGTCCCTGTTATTTTGGGCGGCATTGTCCCAATGTTGACCACTAGTTCCAACTTGTGATGAGAAGGTCTTGATGAAACGATCAAGTCAACATTTTGTTAGACATTTCAGAGATAGCATTAACAGTTGTACATGAGACAGTGCTTCCAGATATTGAGGTATCTTCCTTCTGAGGTATGTAAAAAAAATCTGGTGTGTGAGTACTCACATGAAAGGTATCCATGATTCTTGGTCAGAAGCTGGAATTATTGCTACACAGCTTTCAGGTGACTTTAAGTCTTGGGCCTGGATGAATCATTGAAATACAAGTAATAATGTGAATTTGTGATGCATAATTGCCATTGTAATTTGGAATATTCCATCAAAGTTATTTTTTTGACAGTCAAAACAACTAACTCTTACGATTAATCACTTGACTTGAGTAATTTGAGTTAACGGAAATAGCTACTTTATATTCTGACCTAGACACTGACTTGTGCAATGCCTAATGCATAAACTATGCGTGTTATTGGCTCATCATAGTATATAGCCGAGGGTCTCATAGTCCAAAAACAGCATTGGCCATTGGACTGCTCAGTCAAAACAACAAATTTACGATTAATCACTTGACTGGAGTAACTTGAATTCGGGAAACTAAAACATTAAAAGTAGACTATAGCTTGACGCATATTCTTACCTTGGACAAGCTATCCAAAAGGCCTAACCAGTCTTGCTTGAAGATACCGTTAGGCAGATAAAAGCGCGGTACGGTTTGAGACACGGTATTGTGAATCTGTCACACTGATATAAAAGCACGTTTTCATTTATGATTTACACTGTAGAATGACCTGCAAGCCAATCAGAATCGAGTTTTAAACTACACGGTGGGTTCCATGGAACGTCACAAACATAATTGTCCACTTGCGTCACAGATTAAAGTCACTGAACATGGGTTTAATAGCTATATTGGCTATATGTACAGTAAATGCACATCGTATTGAATTGAGATTACACCGACTGCACCACTGAAACTATTTAGCCTAATCCTTTGAGGATCATATGTCAAATGTCAGAATCATGGCACATGAAAACATAATGAAATTGACTGCAGATTATACAATTCACTGTGACACAATATCCAtgtaatttcaattaaattacgttgaaccaacgtggaataaacATTGAATTGATTTATGTGCCCATTGGGAAGTGATCAAATCGAAATGattgaatacatacagtattacAAAGAAAGACATACAAAAATAGCTTCGAAAGGCTCGAAAAAGTCTAATTTCCCTGGGCCACCCAAAAGAAAAAATGTATGTACGCATTACTGTAAATCGTTTTGGATGAAAGCGTCTGCTTTCAAATCTCTGACTCTCACACATATTTACAATCTCGCGATGTTTATTTCTGTCGCTTTCACGTTTGCGGGATTTCGTGAAGTAATTGATGCGCAggagagcttcatgaaatcagCGACATTAACGGTTCCAAATCGAGCAAAAAGCTTCAAATTAAAAGTCCATCGTTCACAAATTGTGGCATATTTTCTGTTTCAAGATGCGTTCTGTTAAGTTTCTCTGATCTCTGAAAAGTAATTTAGGTTTTCAATATTCTTTATTAAATAATATCTGGAATAATAGTTTAATTTCCATTCCACTAGATGGCACTATCCCCTATGCTACTCCCTGTCAGGGGTCTGAGGATTCTGAAACAAAATAGTGTAGGCTCTTGAAACGCATCGGTGTGTTGGTAGATGTGCTGTACATTGTTATAAACACTTATTACACTGCTATAGACTTATTATCAATGTCACTCCCTGTTAtaaacacatattacagtataaatGATGATCCTGTGTAGAGCATGCCGATCCcaccaccagggttgtgggttcgattcccggggaaacccatacgtaaaatgtatgtgcaaatgactgtaagtcgctttgaatgaaagcatctgctaaatgtcatATATTATGATTACATTGTTTAAACAACAGACCTACAATGTGAAAGTCTATTGCTTTttcaaatgaatatttgtgttggAACTTGACATCAGTTGGAAAGGCAGCACATGTATCTGTTGAATTACTACCTGATTCAAAAGTTGTGGACAGAAATGTGGGTATACTATAatacaagtaaaaaataaaataatgacaagCACATCTTGTTCTTTTTCAATTCAGGTTTTATTAAGTCAGGGTAGCTTGGTGATCATGGCTACGTGTAACAGCATTGAGATCCCCTCTGGAAACAGAACTGAATTGAGTATTACTAAACCAATATACCCTcaactatacagacacacagcaatgTAGTGCTGCTGACCTGGGTTCCAGACCCACTAGGGGAGTCACCCTGCAGACCCACTAAGGGGCGGCACGTAGCCTCAAGTTTAGATCATTGGGCCAGTTATCGAAAGATTGCTGGCTCAAATACCGGAGCCGACAAAGTGAGAAAATAAGGCACTTGTgggtgtctcagagggagttgggatatgcaaaaaaacaacaattgtGTGTAAGTTAAAATGCTCCATCATTCTTGTCAATGCAGGTTCGTAGTGTTgtaatactgtagctactatttgACTGGAGTTGGGTCTTGAtaggagagactgagtaaggagtaGTAAAGCccctgccaaccaggacctctcAACCCTCCTGCTCTAAGTCCTCTGTGAACTTCCTGACCTTGAACAAGACCTCCATGTTGACTGTGGGTTGCGTGGTGGATAGTGAGCACAGCACGTCAGactggaggatagagggacacacacagaagACAAACAAAATCATGAGCATGGTTCAGAAATTACACAAATGTGAGAGTCAGTTTGAAATGCCTGGATGTGTATGTtgaaacagcatgttccagtatgTTTGTGAGCAGTgaatgtgagtgtgtctgtgctgtgaatGTGTGTTTCTCACCATGCAGATGATGGGCTCCAGCAGCTTGTCGCTAGGCACATCCATCCAGGTCAATTCTATGG from Oncorhynchus clarkii lewisi isolate Uvic-CL-2024 chromosome 25, UVic_Ocla_1.0, whole genome shotgun sequence encodes the following:
- the LOC139383793 gene encoding vacuolar protein sorting-associated protein 4B-like, which gives rise to MRLMPLLKEVRGTSCATSQLMVDDLLTPCSPGDPAAIELTWMDVPSDKLLEPIICMSDVLCSLSTTQPTVNMEVLFKVRKFTEDLEQEG